The genomic segment TTGCAGAGTAGACGTTCTGGCGTGGCCGTTGTTCCGCGAATATGGCCGCGCTTTATCATTTTCGCCGCGTTTTTGCCGTATTGTTTTTCGTCGGCGCCTCGGCGATGGCGATCGAGCCGGTGCTGTCGCCCGGCATCGCGGCGGCCTCTTCGATCCGGCAGGCGCTCGCACCGGTCAGGGCATCGGCGCCGAGCGCTGCCGTCACACGGCCGGCCAGCGTGATCCGGTCGATGGCGCAGGCAACCGAGCGGGGTTCCGGCGCCTGCCCGAGGATGCCGCACAACCAGCCGTCGATCGCCACCGCCTTCAGGTCGAGGCTGCGAAAGCCGGTGCAACTGCGCTTGCCTGCCGCCGACAGCGTGGCCTCGACGGTCTCGAAGCTGCCGAGGGTGGTCGCGACGATGCCGCGCCCTCCGGTGCGGATGACGGAGAGGCCGCGCCCGTCGGCCGCCCGGCGCACCAGCGTCACGAACAGGCTGGCACCGGGCTCGGCTCGGCCGCCCGCATCGGTGGCGGTGAGGAGGAGGTACGGCGCCTCGATCATGTCGAACGCGCCCTGGCTCACGCTGTCCTCACGCTGTCCGTTGCCGGAATTCCACCGCGTCGGTCCGGGCTGGGGCGGCAACTCGGC from the Methylorubrum extorquens genome contains:
- a CDS encoding protein of unknown function (Evidence 5 : Unknown function); this translates as MLPHPDDAFDRSDDFQDLPRPRPRPLGHLRLAAKLAASAALIAGLSLVARDRAAAPEPPQSWSEPPRAAEGARRAMAATEPLLTLRDDAAELPPQPGPTRWNSGNGQREDSVSQGAFDMIEAPYLLLTATDAGGRAEPGASLFVTLVRRAADGRGLSVIRTGGRGIVATTLGSFETVEATLSAAGKRSCTGFRSLDLKAVAIDGWLCGILGQAPEPRSVACAIDRITLAGRVTAALGADALTGASACRIEEAAAMPGDSTGSIAIAEAPTKNNTAKTRRK